One genomic window of Saccopteryx bilineata isolate mSacBil1 chromosome 4, mSacBil1_pri_phased_curated, whole genome shotgun sequence includes the following:
- the SRP14 gene encoding signal recognition particle 14 kDa protein isoform X4, whose product MVLLESEQFLTELTRLFQKCRLSGSVFITLKKYDGRTKPIPRKGSVEGFEPSDNKCLLRATDGKKKISTVVSSKEVNKFQMAYSNLLRANMDGLKKRDKKSKSKKSKAAQ is encoded by the exons ATGGTTCTGCTGGAGAGTGAGCAG TTCCTGACGGAGCTGACCAGGCTCTTCCAGAAGTGCCGGTTGTCGGGCAGTGTGTTCATCACCCTGAAGAAGT ATGACGGTCGAACAAAACCCATTCCAAGGAAAGGTTCTGTGGAGGGCTTTGAGCCTTCAGACAACAAGTGTCTGTTAAGAGCTACTGATGGGAAGAAAAAGATCAGCACAGTG GTGAGCTCCAAAGAAGTGAACAAGTTCCAGATG GCTTACTCAAACCTGTTGAGAGCTAACATGGATGGGCTGAAGAAGAGGGACAAAAAGAGCAAGAGTAAGAAGAGCAAAGCAGCACAGTGA
- the SRP14 gene encoding signal recognition particle 14 kDa protein isoform X1, with product MVLLESEQFLTELTRLFQKCRLSGSVFITLKKWCIFDADDGRTKPIPRKGSVEGFEPSDNKCLLRATDGKKKISTVSYDFGFLERFNSGQLTSFLELFCFRGDSPVSSKEVNKFQMAYSNLLRANMDGLKKRDKKSKSKKSKAAQ from the exons ATGGTTCTGCTGGAGAGTGAGCAG TTCCTGACGGAGCTGACCAGGCTCTTCCAGAAGTGCCGGTTGTCGGGCAGTGTGTTCATCACCCTGAAGAAGT GGTGTATTTTTGATGCAGATGACGGTCGAACAAAACCCATTCCAAGGAAAGGTTCTGTGGAGGGCTTTGAGCCTTCAGACAACAAGTGTCTGTTAAGAGCTACTGATGGGAAGAAAAAGATCAGCACAGTG tcctacgatttcggcttcctggaacgcttcaactcggggcagctgaccagcttcctagaacttttctgtttcaggggcgatagtcca GTGAGCTCCAAAGAAGTGAACAAGTTCCAGATG GCTTACTCAAACCTGTTGAGAGCTAACATGGATGGGCTGAAGAAGAGGGACAAAAAGAGCAAGAGTAAGAAGAGCAAAGCAGCACAGTGA
- the SRP14 gene encoding signal recognition particle 14 kDa protein isoform X3, whose protein sequence is MVLLESEQFLTELTRLFQKCRLSGSVFITLKKWCIFDADDGRTKPIPRKGSVEGFEPSDNKCLLRATDGKKKISTVVSSKEVNKFQMAYSNLLRANMDGLKKRDKKSKSKKSKAAQ, encoded by the exons ATGGTTCTGCTGGAGAGTGAGCAG TTCCTGACGGAGCTGACCAGGCTCTTCCAGAAGTGCCGGTTGTCGGGCAGTGTGTTCATCACCCTGAAGAAGT GGTGTATTTTTGATGCAGATGACGGTCGAACAAAACCCATTCCAAGGAAAGGTTCTGTGGAGGGCTTTGAGCCTTCAGACAACAAGTGTCTGTTAAGAGCTACTGATGGGAAGAAAAAGATCAGCACAGTG GTGAGCTCCAAAGAAGTGAACAAGTTCCAGATG GCTTACTCAAACCTGTTGAGAGCTAACATGGATGGGCTGAAGAAGAGGGACAAAAAGAGCAAGAGTAAGAAGAGCAAAGCAGCACAGTGA
- the SRP14 gene encoding signal recognition particle 14 kDa protein isoform X2, giving the protein MVLLESEQFLTELTRLFQKCRLSGSVFITLKKYDGRTKPIPRKGSVEGFEPSDNKCLLRATDGKKKISTVSYDFGFLERFNSGQLTSFLELFCFRGDSPVSSKEVNKFQMAYSNLLRANMDGLKKRDKKSKSKKSKAAQ; this is encoded by the exons ATGGTTCTGCTGGAGAGTGAGCAG TTCCTGACGGAGCTGACCAGGCTCTTCCAGAAGTGCCGGTTGTCGGGCAGTGTGTTCATCACCCTGAAGAAGT ATGACGGTCGAACAAAACCCATTCCAAGGAAAGGTTCTGTGGAGGGCTTTGAGCCTTCAGACAACAAGTGTCTGTTAAGAGCTACTGATGGGAAGAAAAAGATCAGCACAGTG tcctacgatttcggcttcctggaacgcttcaactcggggcagctgaccagcttcctagaacttttctgtttcaggggcgatagtcca GTGAGCTCCAAAGAAGTGAACAAGTTCCAGATG GCTTACTCAAACCTGTTGAGAGCTAACATGGATGGGCTGAAGAAGAGGGACAAAAAGAGCAAGAGTAAGAAGAGCAAAGCAGCACAGTGA